From the genome of Ectobacillus sp. JY-23, one region includes:
- a CDS encoding histidine phosphatase family protein, with protein sequence MLTLYITRHGETEWNVQKRMQGWLDSELTDKGINHAKSLGVRLKDIDFTAVYTSTSGRTQLTAKLICEGKDVPTIHDENLQEINVGDWEGKTHSDIQKHDPSEYDAFWNAPKQYKSVSGETFYEVWERALRALKRITKEQHTGNILIVTHSVVIKCLLAIFKNASIEQLWDPPYIHDTSLTMVEVDEVGYRVLLEGDLSHKEPITPEKV encoded by the coding sequence ATGTTAACTCTTTATATTACAAGACATGGGGAAACGGAATGGAATGTGCAAAAGAGGATGCAAGGCTGGCTCGATTCTGAGTTAACAGATAAGGGTATCAATCATGCAAAATCATTAGGCGTACGACTCAAGGATATAGATTTTACAGCAGTGTATACAAGTACCAGTGGACGTACTCAACTTACAGCAAAGCTTATTTGTGAAGGAAAAGATGTTCCCACCATACATGATGAGAATTTGCAGGAAATCAACGTGGGTGACTGGGAAGGTAAGACACACTCTGATATACAAAAGCATGATCCAAGTGAATATGATGCCTTTTGGAATGCCCCTAAGCAGTATAAGTCAGTTTCTGGAGAAACATTCTACGAGGTATGGGAAAGAGCCTTGAGGGCTTTAAAGCGTATTACAAAAGAGCAGCACACAGGAAATATCTTAATCGTTACTCATTCCGTTGTGATTAAATGTTTATTGGCTATCTTTAAAAATGCTTCCATAGAACAACTGTGGGACCCTCCTTATATTCATGACACGAGTCTGACCATGGTTGAGGTTGATGAGGTGGGTTACAGAGTTCTATTAGAAGGGGATTTGTCACATAAAGAACCGATTACACCTGAAAAGGTTTAA